Proteins encoded by one window of Xyrauchen texanus isolate HMW12.3.18 chromosome 24, RBS_HiC_50CHRs, whole genome shotgun sequence:
- the LOC127617447 gene encoding protein FAM204A-like: protein MYSGLLPSGLSEADLSSNEDGDEGVTEESRPGVTEINEHVSCQSVTESHSTCVQLECKNPTTHLQNDAFGDDCPPGVYLDKWQRFKDLQRAKDDQRMKQPQTKRERKKRHKKGGTPKQNCDTEQKREPEEKREEHWKELTQYFGISDRFKPPPCSRPPLMSGLEKSIESAIAEGDYGKADELSDRLATRELAVKIAQAADCRDFTRTKQEEEASRAAQKRRKQITWGFEAKKRWETKSNMGFM, encoded by the exons ATGTACAGTGGACTTCTCCCGTCGGGTCTCAGTGAGGCTGATCTGAGCTCGAATGAAGATGGTGATGAAGGGGTAACAGAAGAAAGCAGACCAGGAGTGACAGAAATAAACGAGCACGTATCATGTCAGTCAGTGACAGAGTCACACTCGACTTGTGTGCAGCTTGAATGTAAGAACCCAACAACTCATTTGCAGAATGATGCATTTGGCGATGACTGTCCTCCTGGAGTTTATCTGGATAAGTGGCAA AGATTCAAAGATCTCCAGAGAGCAAAAGATGATCAGAGGATGAAGCAACCTCAAACAAAACGAGAAAGGAAAAAGCGCCATAAAAAAG gTGGGACTCCAAAACAGAACTGCGATACAGAGCAGAAAAG AGAGCCTGAAGAGAAACGGGAGGAGCACTGGAAGGAGCTCACGCAGTATTTTGGCATCAGTGATAGATTCAAGCCGCCTCCTTGTAGCAGGCCTCCTCTGATG TCAGGCCTGGAAAAGAGCATAGAGAGTGCCATCGCTGAAGGGGACTATGGGAAGGCGGACGAACTGAGTGACAGACTTGCTACTCGAGAG CTGGCCGTGAAAATCGCACAAGCCGCCGATTGCCGTGACTTCACCCGCACCAAACAGGAAGAGGAGGCTTCACGGGCAGCTCAAAAGAGGAGGAAACAAATCACTTGGGG GTTTGAAGCAAAGAAAAGGTGGGAAACCAAAAGCAATATGGGATTCATGTGA